The sequence below is a genomic window from Polynucleobacter sp. MWH-UH19D.
GCGCCAATGACTTAGCCCTCTTATTGCGCGCTGGATCGCTCGCAGCCCCAATGGAAATTATTGAAGAGCGCACTATTGGTCCTAGCTTGGGTGCCGAGAATATCGAAAAAGGTTTTACATCCCTTTTAATCGGCTTCTCTGCAATTGCAATTTTCATGATGGCTTACTACATGCTATTTGGAACTTTCTCGGTAGTAGCTTTAGCAGTCAACCTGCTCTTATTAATTTCAGTTCTATCGATGCTGCAAGCAACACTCACCTTACCAGGTATTGCCGCTATGGCTCTTGCGCTTGGTATGGCGATTGACTCCAACGTGTTAATTAATGAACGCATTCGCGAAGAGCTGCGTAATGGTTCTTCACCTCAAACTGCAATTGCTATTGGTTTCGATAAAGCTTGGGCAACCATCTTAGACTCCAATGTCACGACTTTAATCGCAGGTCTTGCACTGTTAGCCTTTGGCTCTGGTCCGATCAAAGGGTTTGCTGTAGTGCACTGCCTCGGGATTTTGACCTCCATGTTCTCTGCTGTCTTCTTCTCGCGTGGCCTAGTCAATCTTTGGTATGGCAGAAATAAGAAAATTCAGAAACTCGCGATTGGCCAAGTTTGGCGCCCACAGGAGAAATAAGCCATGGAATTTTTTCGTATCAAAAAAGACATTCCATTTATGCGCCATGCATTGGTGCTCAATGCGATTTCTTTAATTACCTTCTTAGCAGCAGTCTTTTTCCTCTGGCATAACGGCCTACACCTTTCCATTGAATTCACTGGCGGTACTGTCATGGAGGTTACCTATCCTCAGACTGCCCCACTGGATTCCATCCGCGCCAAAGTAGAAAAGTTAGGCTACGCCGATACGCAAATTCAAAACTTTGGCAGTTCACGCGATGTGATGATTCGCCTACCTTTGCAAAAAGATGCTGAAGGCAAACTGATTTCATCGGCAGATCAAAGCAATGCAGTGATGCAAGCCCTTGATTCTGCAAGCTCTGGCGTTAAGTTACAACGCGTTGAATTCGTTGGGCCGCAAGTAGGTCAAGAGTTGGCAATTGATGGCTTAAAAGCTTTGGTATTTGTGATCATCGGCATTGTGCTTTACCTCTCTTTCCGCTTTGAGTGGAAATTCGCGCTTGCCGGCATCATTGCGAACTTACATGACGTCGTCATCATTCTTGGCTTCTTTGCCTTTTTCCACTGGGAGTTCTCACTTTCCGTATTGGCGGCAGTATTAGCGGTACTCGGCTACTCCGTGAACGAATCCGTGGTGATCTTTGACCGTATTCGTGAAAACTTCCGCAAGTACCGCAAGATGAATACTCGCGAGATTATTGATAACGCGATTACCAGCACGATTAGCCGCACCGTCATCACCCACGGAAGCACTGAAATGATGGTTCTAGCAATGTTGATTTTTGGTGGCCCAACTTTGTTTTATTTTGCTTTGGCACTCACCATCGGTATTTTGTTTGGTATTTATTCATCGGTTTTCGTTGCTGCAGCATTGGCGATGTGGCTCGGTGTAACCCGCGAGGATTTAGTGAAGGGTGATAAAAAGCCTGACGACAATGCTCGTAATGAAGATCCAAACTATGGGGCTCGCGTTTAACCAAAAGGTTAAACAAACAAATTTACCTAGTTGGTAAATTGCTGATCAAGGGCAGCTAAGATATTTTTAGTTGCACCTTGATGCTCAACGGCATAGGCCTTAGCTGCTGCCGACATCTTAGCCAGTTCAGCAGCATTCATCAGCAACTCTCTTAGTGACTCCGTCAGGGCTATAGTTTGCCCTAGCAATAATTCGCCGCGGATACGTTTCGCTGCCCCAATCGCAATTGCATCCAGCGCCGCTTGTTGAAAATTGTAGGTATGCTCACCAAGTAGTACAGGACAACCTGCCGCACAAGCCTCAATTAAATTTTGACCCCCAAATGGCAATAGGCTACCACCCATCACCACAAGATCTGATGCACTGTAATACATGGGCATCTCGCCCATTGAATCACCCAGAACTACATCGACCTCAGGAAAATCGCCTAAGACCTCAGTCAGCTCAGAGCGAGCTTTAAGCTTCAGACCGGCGTTCCGAATATGATTCGCAACCTCAGCAAAGCGTTCAGGGTGTCTTGGGACTATGCATAGTAGTGGTGCGTTTTTTGGCACCTTCTGGAAAGCATGATCAAGCAACAAATCTTTCCAGGCCTTGAGAATAATTTCTTCCTCGCCATCACGAGTACTTGCGGCGCAAACCATTAAACGTCCGTCTGCATGTAAATCTTGCTGCCATTGCTTACCTTGGGCTACCAACTTGAAATCCAAGGGAACATCAAACTTAAGATTGCCAGTAATCTGAACATTATTCACACCAAGACTGCGATAACGCTGTGCATCAAATTCGGTTTGCGCCAAAATACCAGCAAAGGCCTGAAACAATGCTCGCCCAGCATTGCCAAAACGATTAACTCGACGTGCGCTTCTTTCGGATAGTCTGGCATTAATTAAAAATAAGGGCAATCCAATTTCTTTACAACGAAATACAACGGTTGGCCAAGCTTCGGTTTCCATGAAGAGACCAAACCTTGGTTTGAAAGTACTCAAAAAGTGCTCAACGGACCAACACAAGTCATAAGGCAAATACACCTGACGAATCTGCCCACTAGCGATAGCATTGGCGAATAGTTGCTTGCCTGTTCTTCGACCATTTAAGGTCATGTGCGTGAGCAATATGGACTTGCCACGCACTAAATATGCCTCAATCAATGGTTGAGCTGCGCGTGTTTCTCCAACAGATACAGCGTGTATCCATATACAGTTTTTTGAAATGGGCTTCTTGTAGCCAAAACCAAGGCGCTCAGGAATATGGTGCAAATACGCAAAAGAGTGTCTCGCTCGCCAAACTAAACGCACAAATGCCAGTGGCAAGAGTAGATGCCACAGCAGTTGATATA
It includes:
- a CDS encoding 3-deoxy-D-manno-octulosonic acid transferase; amino-acid sequence: MSVNSSSEYGARPRFWFAVYQLLWHLLLPLAFVRLVWRARHSFAYLHHIPERLGFGYKKPISKNCIWIHAVSVGETRAAQPLIEAYLVRGKSILLTHMTLNGRRTGKQLFANAIASGQIRQVYLPYDLCWSVEHFLSTFKPRFGLFMETEAWPTVVFRCKEIGLPLFLINARLSERSARRVNRFGNAGRALFQAFAGILAQTEFDAQRYRSLGVNNVQITGNLKFDVPLDFKLVAQGKQWQQDLHADGRLMVCAASTRDGEEEIILKAWKDLLLDHAFQKVPKNAPLLCIVPRHPERFAEVANHIRNAGLKLKARSELTEVLGDFPEVDVVLGDSMGEMPMYYSASDLVVMGGSLLPFGGQNLIEACAAGCPVLLGEHTYNFQQAALDAIAIGAAKRIRGELLLGQTIALTESLRELLMNAAELAKMSAAAKAYAVEHQGATKNILAALDQQFTN
- the secF gene encoding protein translocase subunit SecF, translating into MEFFRIKKDIPFMRHALVLNAISLITFLAAVFFLWHNGLHLSIEFTGGTVMEVTYPQTAPLDSIRAKVEKLGYADTQIQNFGSSRDVMIRLPLQKDAEGKLISSADQSNAVMQALDSASSGVKLQRVEFVGPQVGQELAIDGLKALVFVIIGIVLYLSFRFEWKFALAGIIANLHDVVIILGFFAFFHWEFSLSVLAAVLAVLGYSVNESVVIFDRIRENFRKYRKMNTREIIDNAITSTISRTVITHGSTEMMVLAMLIFGGPTLFYFALALTIGILFGIYSSVFVAAALAMWLGVTREDLVKGDKKPDDNARNEDPNYGARV